A genomic segment from Sciurus carolinensis chromosome 1, mSciCar1.2, whole genome shotgun sequence encodes:
- the LOC124959860 gene encoding 60S ribosomal protein L32-like, producing MAVLRPLMKPTIFKKRTKKFIGHQSDRYVKIKRNWWKPRGIDNTVWRRFKGQILMPNIGYGSNKKAKHMLPSGFWKFLVPNIKEPEVLLMCTKSYCAEIAHVSSKNPNAIVEEAAQLAIRVTNPNATLRSEENK from the coding sequence ATGGCTGTCCTCAGACCTCTCATGAAGCCCACAATCTTCAAAAAGAGGACCAAGAAGTTCATCGGGCACCAGTCAGACCGATATGTCAAAATTAAGCGCAACTGGTGGAAACCCAGAGGTATTGACAACACGGTGTGGAGAAGATTCAAGGGCCAAATCTTGATGCCCAACATTGGTTATGGGAGCAACAAGAAGGCAAAGCACATGCTGCCCAGTGGCTTCTGGAAGTTCCTGGTCCCCAACATAAAGGAGCCGGAAGTGCTGCTCATGTGCACCAAATCTTACTGTGCTGAGATTGCTCACGTTTCCTCCAAGAATCCCAATGCCATCGTGGAAGAAGCAGCCCAACTAGCCATCAGAGTCACCAATCCCAACGCCACGCTGCgcagtgaagaaaacaaatag